The Hahella sp. HNIBRBA332 genome window below encodes:
- a CDS encoding ABC transporter ATP-binding protein, with translation MSVANRSATSSSPSKPAEPVVALHEINRHFQLGEQTVKALDAVSLELLAGDYVSVMGPSGSGKSTLLNILGLLDRPDAGAYLLNGEPTQYLNEEKRARLRQQNIGFVFQSYHLIPRMSARENIELPLILAGAAPKERARMVSEMLERLGLTARASHLPNQLSGGQRQRVAIGRAIIMKPKLLLADEPTGNLDTQSGADVVTLLEELNAQDITLVVVTHDVELGKRAKRQLRMVDGRIQSDLRQNGVSD, from the coding sequence ATGAGCGTCGCTAACCGTTCGGCAACGTCCTCATCACCCTCAAAACCGGCGGAGCCTGTCGTCGCGTTGCATGAGATCAATCGGCATTTCCAACTTGGCGAGCAGACCGTCAAGGCTCTGGATGCAGTCAGCCTTGAGCTGCTGGCCGGCGATTACGTTTCCGTGATGGGGCCTTCTGGTTCTGGTAAATCCACTCTGCTGAATATTCTCGGATTACTGGATCGACCGGACGCCGGCGCCTATCTGTTGAACGGAGAACCCACTCAGTACCTCAACGAGGAAAAACGGGCGCGTTTACGTCAGCAGAATATCGGATTCGTATTTCAGTCCTACCATCTTATCCCCCGCATGAGCGCACGGGAGAATATTGAGTTGCCGCTGATTCTCGCCGGCGCGGCGCCGAAAGAACGCGCACGCATGGTGTCTGAAATGCTGGAGCGACTGGGCCTGACCGCCCGCGCCAGTCACCTGCCCAATCAGCTGTCCGGTGGGCAACGACAACGAGTCGCCATCGGCAGAGCCATCATCATGAAGCCCAAGCTGCTCCTCGCAGATGAGCCAACAGGAAACCTGGACACCCAGTCCGGCGCTGACGTCGTCACTTTACTGGAAGAGTTGAACGCTCAGGACATTACTCTGGTGGTGGTCACTCATGATGTCGAGCTGGGCAAACGCGCCAAGCGTCAGCTGCGAATGGTGGATGGCCGCATTCAGAGCGACCTGCGCCAAAACGGTGTGAGCGATTAG
- a CDS encoding ABC transporter permease: MRAVDLARFNIQVMIGHRFRTLMLMIALIIGVAAVNLLTGLGEGARLFVLGEFSFLGKNTLIIMPGKKETTGGMPPITGEAPRDLTLEDMQALKRLSAINRTAPLIAGMAELSYQSRLRESFVVGTTHDFFAIRKLSLLQGRALPTGDPTFADAVCVLGQTLKRELFGPEPALGQWVRAGDRRFRVIGILESKGVAMGLNFDEAMLIPVASAQMLFNQEGLFRLFAEVRSERELTPTRNAILSIIKERHDGEEDVTLITQDALLSSFDEILRTLTLAVGGIAGISLAVAGVLIMNVMLISVSQRTAEIGLLKALGASAATVRRLFLSEALLLAIIGSLIGLLISESLLAAGRLLYDQIPLGSPLWVKLAAVGVAIVTALLFAYLPARKAAALAPVEALTHKQGP, encoded by the coding sequence ATGCGCGCCGTGGACTTAGCCCGCTTCAATATCCAGGTCATGATCGGGCATCGTTTTCGCACTCTCATGTTAATGATCGCGCTCATTATTGGCGTGGCGGCGGTCAATCTGCTGACCGGGCTGGGAGAAGGCGCACGTTTGTTTGTTTTGGGCGAGTTCAGCTTTCTCGGCAAAAACACGCTGATCATCATGCCGGGAAAAAAAGAAACCACTGGCGGCATGCCGCCGATAACCGGCGAAGCGCCACGCGATCTGACCTTGGAGGACATGCAGGCCCTGAAGCGACTTTCCGCGATCAACCGCACCGCGCCGCTTATCGCTGGCATGGCGGAGCTGTCTTATCAAAGCCGACTGCGGGAAAGTTTTGTGGTGGGAACTACCCATGACTTTTTTGCGATCCGCAAACTAAGCCTGTTGCAAGGACGGGCGCTGCCGACGGGGGACCCGACATTCGCCGATGCGGTCTGCGTGCTGGGACAAACGCTTAAACGAGAGCTCTTCGGCCCTGAGCCCGCTCTGGGTCAATGGGTGCGCGCCGGCGACCGCCGCTTTCGAGTGATCGGCATCCTGGAGAGCAAAGGCGTTGCTATGGGCCTGAACTTTGATGAAGCGATGCTGATCCCCGTCGCCAGCGCCCAGATGCTATTCAATCAGGAAGGGTTGTTCCGACTGTTTGCGGAAGTCCGCTCCGAGCGGGAACTCACGCCCACCCGCAACGCCATCCTCAGCATCATCAAGGAAAGACACGACGGCGAGGAAGATGTCACGTTGATCACGCAAGACGCTTTGCTCTCTTCATTCGACGAAATTCTGCGCACACTGACGCTGGCGGTAGGCGGTATCGCCGGCATCAGTCTGGCCGTGGCGGGAGTGCTGATTATGAACGTCATGCTGATCAGCGTCAGTCAACGCACGGCGGAAATTGGGCTGCTGAAAGCGCTTGGCGCCAGCGCCGCCACTGTGCGCCGGCTATTTCTGAGCGAAGCGTTATTGCTGGCGATAATTGGCAGTTTGATCGGGCTCTTGATAAGCGAGTCCTTATTGGCGGCGGGCCGCCTGCTCTACGACCAGATTCCGTTGGGCTCGCCGCTATGGGTGAAGCTTGCGGCGGTGGGCGTTGCGATTGTCACCGCCCTGCTATTCGCCTATCTGCCCGCCCGCAAGGCCGCCGCCCTGGCGCCCGTCGAAGCGCTGACGCACAAGCAAGGCCCCTGA
- a CDS encoding ABC transporter permease, which produces MKAPDLLKMVTRTISFGRTRAVLTSLGITIGIAAVALLTSIGEGVRSYVMDEFSQFGARIIAINPGKNVTGGMGGILSTVRPLSLQDAEALRQAPYVEYVVPVVQGAGAIEYKQRTRNVDIFGVSADMPAAWRFAVAQGRFLPRNNDARSSPYAVIGHKVKQELFQGESPLGQLIRIGGMRFRVIGVIEPKGDMLGFDLDDTAYIPADLALDLFNREGLMEIDVIFSPATDSTYMSALIKKMLIQRHGREDFTLITQDQMLTSLNSILSVLTLAVGLLGSISLLVGGVGILTTMTTSVRERTSEIGLLRALGATRAQVLSLFLAEAVTLSTIGGICGLLLMGGVTALTFLFAPEFPIRPHAPFLLIALLLSSLIGLIAGVVPALQASRLNPIDALRTE; this is translated from the coding sequence ATGAAAGCGCCGGATTTACTGAAAATGGTGACCCGCACCATCAGCTTTGGCCGCACCCGCGCGGTGCTCACGTCACTCGGCATCACCATCGGCATCGCCGCAGTTGCCTTGCTCACCTCCATCGGAGAAGGCGTGCGCAGCTATGTGATGGATGAGTTCTCCCAGTTTGGCGCTCGTATCATCGCGATTAACCCGGGTAAAAACGTAACTGGCGGTATGGGAGGCATTCTCAGCACGGTGCGTCCTCTCTCATTACAAGACGCGGAGGCCCTGCGCCAAGCGCCTTATGTGGAATATGTGGTGCCGGTGGTGCAAGGGGCCGGCGCTATTGAGTACAAACAGCGCACCCGCAATGTGGATATCTTCGGAGTCAGCGCGGATATGCCCGCAGCCTGGCGCTTCGCCGTGGCGCAGGGCCGCTTTTTGCCCCGCAACAACGATGCGCGCTCCAGCCCTTATGCAGTCATCGGCCACAAGGTTAAACAGGAGCTGTTTCAAGGTGAAAGCCCATTGGGTCAGCTTATCCGCATCGGCGGCATGCGCTTTCGCGTAATTGGAGTGATTGAACCCAAGGGGGATATGCTGGGATTCGACCTTGACGACACCGCTTACATCCCCGCCGACTTGGCGCTGGACCTCTTCAACCGCGAGGGCCTGATGGAAATTGACGTCATTTTCTCCCCCGCCACAGATTCCACTTACATGTCCGCCCTTATTAAAAAGATGTTGATTCAACGCCACGGTCGCGAGGATTTTACGTTGATCACACAGGATCAAATGCTCACCAGTCTAAACAGCATTTTATCGGTATTGACGCTTGCCGTCGGTCTGCTGGGCTCTATTTCCCTGTTGGTCGGCGGCGTCGGCATTCTCACCACCATGACCACCAGCGTGCGGGAACGCACCAGCGAAATCGGTCTGTTGCGGGCTCTGGGCGCCACCCGCGCGCAAGTGCTGAGTCTGTTCCTGGCGGAGGCTGTCACGCTTTCGACAATAGGCGGGATATGCGGACTGCTGCTCATGGGCGGGGTCACGGCGCTGACTTTTCTGTTCGCTCCCGAGTTCCCTATCCGCCCCCATGCGCCGTTTCTGTTGATCGCGTTATTACTGTCTTCGCTGATTGGGCTTATCGCGGGCGTCGTCCCGGCGCTACAGGCTTCGCGTCTGAATCCTATCGACGCCCTCAGAACAGAGTAA
- a CDS encoding ABC transporter substrate-binding protein → MKLIIVGIAFFACQVAWAAGPLKVIFPASESLQDTRFIDLVEMLKVSLDKTVDQYGPYSLEETPLAMSEARYLAELDRGSSVLNVAWSSTSDEKERLMRPIRIPLRKGLLGYRISLITEETQAKFDALENLSDLRLLSIGQGLGWGDIQVYEKNGFQVVTASSYEGLFKMLAQRRFDHFPRGVNEIFAEYQARRDYLSQIQIEQRTLIYYPWPYYFFVSRQNAKLAERIERGLNIMIADKTFDQIFLKHHGDSINKAHLSERRAFVIKNPFLPKETPVRRKELWYDPLDLMSQI, encoded by the coding sequence ATGAAGTTAATCATCGTTGGAATCGCCTTTTTCGCCTGTCAGGTCGCCTGGGCCGCCGGGCCGTTGAAAGTCATTTTCCCCGCCTCTGAATCCCTGCAGGACACCCGGTTTATCGACTTGGTGGAGATGTTGAAAGTCTCCCTGGATAAAACGGTGGATCAATACGGACCTTATTCGTTGGAGGAGACGCCGCTGGCGATGAGTGAAGCCCGCTATCTTGCGGAGTTGGATAGAGGCTCATCCGTTCTTAATGTGGCCTGGAGTTCCACCTCGGATGAGAAAGAGCGTTTGATGCGCCCCATCCGCATTCCCTTGCGCAAAGGGCTACTCGGTTATCGCATCAGCTTGATCACAGAGGAAACTCAGGCCAAATTCGACGCCCTCGAAAATCTCTCCGATCTGCGTTTATTAAGCATTGGACAGGGCTTGGGGTGGGGAGATATCCAGGTTTATGAGAAGAACGGCTTTCAGGTAGTGACGGCCAGTAGCTACGAAGGCTTGTTCAAGATGCTGGCGCAACGCCGGTTTGATCATTTTCCCCGGGGCGTGAACGAGATTTTCGCTGAATACCAGGCCCGGCGGGATTATTTGTCGCAGATACAGATTGAGCAGCGCACGCTGATTTACTATCCCTGGCCTTACTATTTCTTTGTCTCCAGGCAGAACGCCAAACTCGCTGAACGCATTGAGCGGGGTTTGAATATCATGATCGCCGATAAGACGTTTGATCAGATATTCCTCAAGCATCATGGCGATTCAATTAATAAAGCACATTTGTCCGAGCGTCGCGCTTTTGTCATCAAAAACCCGTTTTTGCCGAAGGAGACGCCAGTGCGTCGCAAAGAACTCTGGTACGACCCGCTAGATCTGATGTCGCAGATTTAG